Proteins encoded in a region of the Paucibacter sediminis genome:
- a CDS encoding ribonucleoside triphosphate reductase, giving the protein MSTQAAQQPTALMKRDGRVVAFDAAKIASALARAGAATGELDAQRAQQLTQAAVLPRLQGVRCPQIEQVQDAVEAALFDAGLRHTLRAYVVYREQHRQLRGARQTLVDVQATMDEYLQQRDWRIKANANQGWSLGGLILNVSGKVVANYWLDQVYPPEVGRAHREADLHIHDLDMLSGYCAGWSLRTLLNEGLNGVAGKVESAPPRHLSSAVGQIVNFLGTLQNEWAGAQAFSSFDTYLAPYVRQDALGYEQVRQCMQELVYNLNVPSRWGTQTPFTNLTFDWTCPEDLREQVPVIAGREMPFCYGDLQAEMDLINRAYIEVMMAGDARGRAFTFPIPTYNITPDFDWDSPNATALFEMTARYGLPYFQNFLNSELQPNMVRSMCCRLQLDLRELLKRGNGLFGSAEQTGSLGVVTINCARLGHLHAGDEVGLLRRLDELLALGRDSLEIKRKLIQRLIDAGLFPYTKRYLGTLRNHFSTLGVNGVNEMIRNFTADAQDISTPAGHALALRLLDHVRGRMVEFQEQTGHLYNLEATPAEGTTYRFAKEDKRRFPAILQAGTAEQPYYTNSSQLPVGFTDDPFEALERQDELQRKYTGGTVLHLYMNEALSSSAACRELVRRSLSRFKLPYITVTPTFSICPTHGYLSGRHEFCPHCDAEALARKQQAAVAA; this is encoded by the coding sequence ATGTCCACTCAAGCGGCCCAGCAGCCTACGGCGCTGATGAAACGAGACGGGCGCGTCGTCGCCTTCGACGCGGCCAAGATTGCCAGCGCGCTGGCGCGGGCCGGCGCGGCCACCGGCGAGCTGGATGCGCAGCGCGCGCAGCAGCTGACGCAGGCGGCGGTGCTGCCACGCCTGCAAGGGGTTCGCTGCCCGCAGATCGAGCAGGTCCAGGATGCCGTCGAGGCCGCGCTGTTCGATGCCGGCCTGCGCCACACGCTGCGCGCCTATGTGGTGTATCGCGAGCAGCACCGCCAGCTGCGCGGCGCGCGCCAGACCCTGGTGGATGTGCAGGCCACCATGGACGAATACCTGCAGCAGCGCGACTGGCGCATCAAGGCCAATGCCAACCAGGGCTGGAGCCTGGGCGGGCTGATCCTGAACGTCTCCGGCAAGGTGGTGGCCAACTACTGGCTGGACCAGGTCTATCCGCCCGAGGTGGGGCGCGCGCATCGCGAGGCCGATCTGCACATCCACGACCTCGATATGCTGAGCGGCTACTGCGCCGGCTGGTCGCTGCGCACCCTGCTCAACGAGGGGCTCAATGGCGTGGCCGGCAAGGTCGAATCGGCACCGCCGCGCCATCTCTCCAGCGCGGTAGGCCAGATCGTCAACTTCCTGGGCACGCTGCAGAACGAATGGGCCGGGGCGCAGGCCTTCTCCAGCTTCGACACCTATCTGGCGCCCTATGTGCGCCAGGACGCCCTGGGCTACGAGCAGGTGCGCCAGTGCATGCAGGAGCTGGTCTACAACCTCAACGTGCCCTCGCGCTGGGGCACGCAGACGCCGTTCACCAACCTGACCTTCGACTGGACCTGCCCCGAGGATCTGCGCGAGCAGGTGCCGGTGATCGCGGGCCGCGAGATGCCGTTCTGCTACGGCGATCTGCAGGCCGAGATGGACCTGATCAACCGCGCCTATATCGAGGTCATGATGGCCGGCGATGCGCGCGGCCGCGCCTTCACCTTCCCCATCCCCACCTACAACATCACGCCCGATTTCGACTGGGACAGCCCCAACGCGACCGCGCTGTTCGAGATGACGGCGCGCTACGGCCTGCCGTATTTCCAGAACTTCCTCAATTCCGAGCTGCAGCCGAACATGGTGCGCTCGATGTGCTGCCGCCTGCAGCTGGATCTGCGCGAGCTGCTCAAGCGCGGCAACGGCCTGTTCGGCTCGGCCGAGCAGACCGGCTCGCTGGGCGTGGTGACGATCAACTGCGCGCGCCTGGGCCATCTGCACGCCGGCGACGAGGTCGGCCTGCTGCGCCGCCTGGACGAGCTGCTGGCGCTGGGGCGCGACAGCCTGGAGATCAAGCGCAAGCTGATCCAGCGCCTCATCGATGCCGGCCTGTTCCCCTACACCAAGCGCTACCTGGGCACGCTGCGCAACCATTTCTCGACCCTGGGCGTGAACGGCGTCAACGAGATGATCCGCAACTTCACGGCCGATGCGCAGGACATCAGCACGCCCGCCGGCCATGCGCTGGCGCTGCGCCTGCTGGACCATGTGCGCGGCCGCATGGTCGAGTTCCAGGAACAGACCGGCCACCTCTACAACCTCGAGGCCACGCCGGCCGAGGGCACGACCTACCGCTTTGCCAAGGAAGACAAACGGCGCTTCCCTGCCATCCTGCAGGCCGGCACGGCCGAGCAGCCTTACTACACCAACAGCTCGCAGCTGCCGGTGGGCTTCACCGACGACCCCTTCGAGGCGCTCGAGCGCCAGGACGAGCTGCAGCGCAAATACACCGGCGGCACCGTGCTGCATCTCTACATGAACGAGGCGCTCTCCAGCAGCGCGGCCTGCCGCGAGCTGGTGCGGCGCTCGCTGTCGCGTTTCAAATTGCCCTACATCACCGTGACGCCCACCTTCTCGATCTGCCCCACGCATGGCTATCTGAGCGGGCGCCACGAGTTCTGCCCGCATTGCGATGCCGAGGCGCTGGCGCGCAAGCAGCAGGCCGCGGTGGCGGCCTGA
- the nrdD gene encoding anaerobic ribonucleoside-triphosphate reductase, which translates to MTPNQAQTELQEHERQRCEIWTRVMGYHRPVASFNTGKQGEFEERLCFHERPLGQGAAAA; encoded by the coding sequence ATGACCCCAAACCAAGCACAGACCGAGCTGCAGGAGCACGAGCGCCAGCGCTGCGAGATCTGGACCCGCGTGATGGGCTACCACCGGCCGGTGGCGTCCTTCAACACCGGCAAGCAGGGTGAATTCGAGGAGCGGCTGTGCTTCCATGAACGGCCGCTGGGCCAGGGCGCGGCCGCGGCTTGA
- a CDS encoding anaerobic ribonucleoside-triphosphate reductase activating protein, producing the protein MSAAPAVAGLTPFSSLDYPGQLAAVVFLQGCPWRCVYCHNPGLQARGPGRLGWAELLAWLERRRGLLDALVFSGGEPTLDAALPRAAAQVRARGFKVGLHTAGLYPERLATLLPLLDWVGLDIKAPLADAALHRRITGVPGAEGEVAQSLALLAASGLGYECRSTIHPALHDGAALQQLAEQLAGAGVTRWALQIARPDGTAGGAGALAPVPPDYPDAALLARLRGRVPGLELRRG; encoded by the coding sequence TTGAGCGCGGCGCCGGCGGTGGCCGGGCTGACGCCCTTCAGCAGCCTGGACTATCCCGGCCAGCTTGCCGCGGTGGTGTTCCTGCAGGGCTGCCCCTGGCGCTGCGTCTACTGCCACAACCCCGGCTTGCAAGCGCGCGGGCCGGGCCGGCTTGGCTGGGCCGAGCTGCTGGCCTGGCTGGAGCGGCGCCGCGGCCTGCTCGACGCGCTGGTGTTCAGCGGCGGCGAACCCACGCTGGACGCGGCCCTGCCGCGCGCCGCCGCGCAGGTGCGGGCGCGCGGCTTCAAGGTCGGCCTGCATACCGCCGGCCTCTATCCCGAGCGCCTGGCCACGCTGCTGCCCTTGCTGGATTGGGTAGGCCTGGACATCAAGGCGCCGCTGGCGGATGCGGCGCTGCACCGGCGCATCACCGGTGTGCCCGGCGCTGAAGGCGAGGTGGCGCAGAGCCTGGCCCTGCTGGCCGCCTCGGGCCTTGGCTATGAATGCCGCAGCACCATCCATCCGGCGCTGCACGATGGCGCGGCCCTGCAGCAGCTGGCCGAGCAACTGGCCGGCGCCGGCGTGACGCGCTGGGCCCTGCAGATCGCGCGCCCGGACGGGACGGCGGGCGGGGCCGGCGCATTGGCGCCGGTGCCGCCCGACTATCCCGATGCCGCGCTGCTGGCGCGGCTGCGCGGCCGCGTGCCGGGGCTGGAGCTGCGGCGCGGCTGA
- a CDS encoding ribonucleotide reductase subunit alpha yields MNISTFEDLLLAARQQPEPQRLLLVFAGASLSPEATPAERAAFEAGHGGELEPLMCVDKDPAELQGFAALAAEAEGMGQPWVLVFAAALSGRADAARVDAALQRMVETVRSGQLGGFIPFDRQGQAVQLG; encoded by the coding sequence ATGAATATCTCGACCTTTGAAGACCTGCTGCTGGCCGCGCGTCAGCAGCCCGAACCCCAGCGCCTCTTGCTGGTGTTTGCCGGCGCCAGCCTCAGCCCCGAGGCCACGCCGGCCGAGCGCGCCGCCTTCGAGGCCGGCCATGGCGGCGAGCTGGAGCCGCTGATGTGCGTGGACAAAGACCCAGCGGAACTGCAGGGCTTTGCCGCCCTGGCCGCCGAGGCTGAAGGCATGGGCCAGCCCTGGGTGCTGGTGTTCGCCGCCGCGCTCTCCGGCCGCGCCGACGCCGCGCGCGTGGACGCGGCCCTGCAGCGCATGGTGGAAACGGTGCGCAGCGGTCAGCTGGGCGGCTTCATCCCCTTCGACCGGCAGGGGCAGGCGGTGCAACTGGGTTGA
- a CDS encoding c-type cytochrome: MSRGFTSQMARNIFYGGSLFFVLLFAVLIFDTEQRIPQRSKSAEITPAVVRGKHIWETRNCIGCHTLLGEGAYFAPELGNVYTRRGPDFIKAWIKAQPTGAPGRRQMPNFHLDDKQLDDLVEFLKWTNGVDTEKWPPNIEG, encoded by the coding sequence ATGAGCCGAGGCTTCACCAGCCAGATGGCACGCAATATCTTCTACGGTGGCTCGCTGTTCTTCGTGCTGCTGTTTGCCGTGCTGATCTTCGATACCGAGCAACGCATCCCGCAGCGCTCCAAATCCGCTGAAATCACGCCCGCCGTGGTGCGCGGCAAGCATATCTGGGAAACCCGCAACTGCATCGGTTGCCACACCCTGCTGGGCGAGGGCGCCTACTTCGCGCCCGAGCTGGGCAATGTCTACACCCGCCGCGGGCCCGATTTCATCAAGGCCTGGATCAAGGCCCAGCCCACCGGCGCGCCGGGCCGCCGCCAGATGCCCAACTTCCATCTGGACGACAAGCAGCTCGACGACCTGGTCGAGTTCCTCAAATGGACCAATGGCGTGGACACCGAGAAGTGGCCGCCGAACATTGAAGGTTGA